DNA from Pseudomonas putida:
TCGTCGATGGCATCACCCTCGAGGCCCTGCTGGAAAAACGCACCAGCGGCATGATGCAGCCCAAGCTTGCCGAGAAGATCGCCAAGCAGACCAAAGCCGAGTTCCCTGAGGGTATCTCCAGCTACGGCACCGACGCCCTGCGCTTCACCTTCTGCTCGCTGGCCTCCACCGGCCGCGACATCAAGTTCGACATGGGCCGTGTCGAGGGTTATCGCAACTTCTGCAACAAGATCTGGAACGCCGCCCGCTATGTGCTGGACAAGGGCGAGGACTGCGGTCAGAACGGCGAAGCCTACGAACTGTCGCTGGCCGATCGCTGGATCATCTCGCAGCTGCAGCGCACCGAAGCCGAGGTGACCCGCCAGCTCGAGCAGTTCCGCTTCGACCTGGCCAGCCAGGCCCTGTACGAGTTCATCTGGAACCAGTACTGCGACTGGTACCTGGAACTCTCCAAGCCGGTCCTGTGGGACGAAAACGCTCCGGTCGAGCGCGCCCGCGGCACCCGCCGCACCCTGGTGCGCGTGCTGGAAGTCGCCCTGCGTCTGGCCCATCCGTTCATGCCGTTCATCACCGAAGAAATCTGGCAGCGCATCGCGCCGCTGGCCGGTATCGAGGGCAAGACCATCATGCTGCAACCTTGGCCGGTGGCCAATGAAAGCCGCATCGATACCGCCGCCGAGGGCGATATCGAATGGCTGCAGCAACTGATGGTCGGCCTGCGCAACATCCGCGCCGAGATGAACATCGGCCCAGGCAAGCCGCTGCCACTGTTCCTCAAGAACGCCAACGCGGACGACCAGCGTCGCCTGCAAGAGAACGAGGCCCTGCTCAAGAAGCTGGCCAAGGTCGAGTCGTTCACCGTGCTCGGCGAGCAGGACGAGGCGCCGCTGTCGGCCACCGCGCTGGTGGGCGACCTGCAGGTGCTGGTGCCGATGGCGGGCCTGATCGACAAAGATGCAGAGCTGGCGCGCCTGAGCAAGGAAATCCAGCGCCTGCAAGGCGAAGTCCAGCGCGTGGGCGGCAAGCTGTCCAACGCTGCGTTCGTCGACAAGGCGCCGCCTGCCGTGATCGAGAAGGAGCGCGCCAAGCTCGCTGAGTCCGAACAGGCCCTGGCCAACTTCACCGAGCAGCATGCACGGATCGCGGCGCTGTAACAGCCGCAGACCTCAGTGATGCCATCGCGGGACAAGCCCGCTCCCACAGGTCAACGAAGGCCGTGTGGGAGCGGGCTTGTCCCGCGATGCTTTTGAGACTTCACCCCATGAATCAAAAACCCACCCTGCACCCGCGTAACCGCCATCAGGGCCGCTACGACTTCCCCAGCCTGATCAAGGCCCACCCAGAGCTGGCCAACTTCACCATCACCAACCCCTATGGCAAGCCGAGCATCGACTTCGCCAACCCCGAAGCGGTACGGGTCTTCAATCGCGCCCTGCTCAAGGCCCAATACGGCATCCAACATTGGGACATCCCCGCCGACTACCTGTGCCCGCCCATCCCTGGACGGGCTGACTACATCCACGTGCTGGCTGACTTGCTGGCCGATGACAGCAACGGTGAGATCCCCCGAGGCGCGCAGGTACGCGCGCTGGACATCGGCGTCGGCGCCAACTGCATCTATCCACTGCTCGGGCACAGTGACTACCGCTGGCGTTTCGTCGGTTCGGACATCGATCCCGTGGCCTTGGCCTCGGCCAGGACCATCGTCCAGGCCAACGGCCTGAACAAGGCCATTGCCTTGCGCCAGCAAGCCAACCGCAAGCACATCCTCACCGGCCTGCTGCAGGACGACGAGCGTTTCGACATCACCCTGTGCAACCCGCCGTTCCATGCCTCCCGCGACGAAGCCACCCGCGGCAGCCAGCGCAAATGGAAGAACCTTGGCAAGCAAGATCCCAAGCGCAAGCTGCCAGTGCTCAATTTCGGCGGGCAGAACAACGAGCTATGGTGCGAGGGCGGAGAGATCCGCTTCGTCACCCAGCTGGTGGAAGAAAGTGCGCAGTACGGTGCTCAGGTGCTGTGGTTCACCAGCCTCGTATCCAAGGCCAGCAACCTGCCCGGCATCGAGGCGGCGCTGAAGAAGGCAGGCGTGAAGGCTCAGCGGGTCGTGGCCATGGGCCAAGGTCAGAAACAGAGCCGCATGGTTGCCTGGAGCTTCCAGGACGATGCCGCACGCCAAACCTGGCATAGCTCACGCTGATGAGCCTTCTTGGATGAACCCACTTTCACAGGCGCTAAGGTACTTTCGCTAAAACCGCTACAGCTGTGGGGGCGGGTTTGCCCGCGAAAGGACGGCAAGCGCAGCCCCAAATCGCAGGCATGAAAAAACCGCGTCCGGACACGCCGGACGCGGTTTCTTCAACGCATCAACAATTACTTGTTGACGGCGTCGTTCAGGACCTTGGCAGGTACGAACTTGACGACTTTCTTGGCAGCGATTTCGATGGCAGCGCCAGTCGAAGGGTTGCGGCCGGTACGGGCAGGACGCTCGGAGACTTTCAGCTTGCCGATGCCTGGCAGGGTGATTTCAGCGCCGTTTTCC
Protein-coding regions in this window:
- the rlmF gene encoding 23S rRNA (adenine(1618)-N(6))-methyltransferase RlmF, translated to MNQKPTLHPRNRHQGRYDFPSLIKAHPELANFTITNPYGKPSIDFANPEAVRVFNRALLKAQYGIQHWDIPADYLCPPIPGRADYIHVLADLLADDSNGEIPRGAQVRALDIGVGANCIYPLLGHSDYRWRFVGSDIDPVALASARTIVQANGLNKAIALRQQANRKHILTGLLQDDERFDITLCNPPFHASRDEATRGSQRKWKNLGKQDPKRKLPVLNFGGQNNELWCEGGEIRFVTQLVEESAQYGAQVLWFTSLVSKASNLPGIEAALKKAGVKAQRVVAMGQGQKQSRMVAWSFQDDAARQTWHSSR
- a CDS encoding HU family DNA-binding protein, encoding MALTKDQLIADIAEAIDAPKTTARNALEQLGQIVADQLENGAEITLPGIGKLKVSERPARTGRNPSTGAAIEIAAKKVVKFVPAKVLNDAVNK